In Candidatus Tectomicrobia bacterium, the genomic stretch TTCATGCTGAACTTGGCCTCGGAGACTTCCATGCCCCTGTGCTCGGCGGCGTCGAGCTCTGAGGTGGCGCGCTGGATCAGGCCCTTGAGATCCTCGATGCGCTTCCGCATGCCGGCGGCCACCTTCAGTGGCTGGGAGCCCGGCGGATGGCACATGACGCAGAGCGCGGGCCGGGTGTCCCCGATCATCTCCTCCGACACGCGCACCACCTTATGGTTCGAGTGGCAGACGACGCACTCGGGCACCTTCATTTTCTCGAAGGCCGCCTTGTGCGGGCTCTTGACGAACAGGTCGCGGTTGTTCACGTGACACTGGCCGCACATCCCGCTCACCGAGTCCACGGCGGGCGGGAAGGCCCCGTGGTTCCCGTGGCAGTCATTGCAGCTCGGCGCCGACAGCTCCCGCTTGTTGATCAGGAGATCGGCGTGCACGCTCTGCAGGTAGTTCTCGAGCTGGTTCGTGGGAATCTTGTAGTCCTTCATGTACTCCTTGTCGGAGTGGCACCTGGCGCAGGTCTTGGCGACGCTCGGGGCGTAGACGGACGAATTGGCGTGCGCGGCCGGCAGGATGCCGTGGGCCCCGTGGCAGCTCGCACACGTGGCCACCTTCACGTCCCCCTGGGCCAGCCGCTTGCCGTGGACGCTCGTCTGGTAGGCCTTGAACTGATCCACGGCGATGGAGGGGTTGAAGCGGCGCATGAAGGCGAGGTCGCCGTGGCACTTGTCGCACAGGGCGGGTATCTGAGCGGGCTTGGGCCGGCCGATGTAGCCCTTCTCCT encodes the following:
- a CDS encoding cytochrome c3 family protein — protein: MRARSWMKQALWLTGASAVLLLASSDAGAAAPAAPRVDTCVQCHRALPAKLGAPAAAMANDIHAQKGLSCVNCHGGDPASFDIKIAKSKEKGYIGRPKPAQIPALCDKCHGDLAFMRRFNPSIAVDQFKAYQTSVHGKRLAQGDVKVATCASCHGAHGILPAAHANSSVYAPSVAKTCARCHSDKEYMKDYKIPTNQLENYLQSVHADLLINKRELSAPSCNDCHGNHGAFPPAVDSVSGMCGQCHVNNRDLFVKSPHKAAFEKMKVPECVVCHSNHKVVRVSEEMIGDTRPALCVMCHPPGSQPLKVAAGMRKRIEDLKGLIQRATSELDAAEHRGMEVSEAKFSMKEARTTLIKVRTQVHSLALKEVEKEAEGGTKIAKSALATALAAIEEFYARRRWVILPIILTVLMAGLLFLKLREVEGGPRGRT